The stretch of DNA TTATAATAAGGCAGCTCGTTTTATAATAAGCCAGCTCGATTTATATCAAgctagctcgagctggctcgcgagcTTCTCACGAGCCATAACGAGCCAAATTAACATCTCTCGGTAGCTCGGTCCAGTCCAATTATATAATTGTGGACTTATCGTCATGTGTAAATTGTGGAATTATAGATCAATTGGTGGATGAATTATGTTCTCTAGTGTTAAAATTATAAGTACTTTGTGTTTATTGCTCACTTGCTTTTATAATCTCTTTGTACTGTGTTTTTATTatttggctcgcgagccaaacgAGCTGGCTCGAGCTTTTTaacaagccgagccgagccagtgTATTAACGAGCCGAGATGGCTTGATATCCAGCCCTAGTACTGCTGCCTCTTTACTGAACAATTGCCAGATTAACAAATTCCCTCCATGGATTCGCCTTTCGCCCAAACGTAagaaaattaataaaaatttgCAGGCCTTGCCTTTGCTGGATTCGATTCGTGCACATCTATCTATCTCCATCTCCTCAACATCGACCACCCGGACGGGACCCGGTGGTGGTGCCGCAATTCAGAGCGCTGCCCGCCAGCAGGCCCCTCCTCGCTTTCCCATTTTCCCGGCCGTGCCGTGCTGCCATGTGGGCCCCGCGGCGGGGGTTATATAAGGGGGGCCTCTCTCAGAGTCAGAGACTCATCAGACCACCACCAAAGAACTGGATCAAACGAAACAGCAACCCCTCTCCCCTTGACTGGCCAAGGAATTGTTGGGGATGGAGAAGAGCTTGAGGGTTGGGGCCATGGAGGACCGCGGGGACTGGGTGCACGACTCCTCCGTGGATCACCGCGGGAGGCCGCCCTCCCGCGGCGCCACCGGGTCCTGGAAGGCCGCAATGTTCATCATCCGTGAGTAGCCAGACGACGGCCAGATTgattttgatttatttttcttttcagtCGGCGTGGCGTGCGTGTTCTTCGGGCTGGTTCTTCCTAGCTATAGCAGCTTTAATTATTTCCACGCTCCCAAAATAGCTAGGTACGGTGATGGGTGACTACTGACGACCCGTCTTGCATTTGGTTGATTCGCATCGCATGCAGTGATCGAGTTCAGCGAGAGGCTGAGCTATTTCGGGATAGCGACGAGCCTGATGCTCTACCTCACCAAGGTGCTGCAGGAGGAGATGAAGGTCGCGGCCAAGAATGTCAACTACTGGATGAGCGTCACCACGCTCATGCCCTTGCTCGGCGGCTTCCTCGCCGACGGCTACCTCGGCAGGTTCTCCACCGTCATCTTCTCCACCGTCGTCTACCTGCTGGTGAGCTGCATGCCTTATTCGGTTCCTGCTGCAGGTTGGCTTGGCATGCATTTAATTTCTCAACAGCTATCTAGCTAGCGCCATTGACGCGTGCGTGTGCTTTCTGATCTTGTCGCACGCAGGGCCTGATGGTCCTGGCCACGGCGCAGCTGTCGCCGCGCCTCAAGCCCGAGCACTCGCTGCGCCTGCACGAGGTGCTCTTCTTCGTCGGCATATACCTGGTGTCCGTCGGGACCGGCGGCCACAAGCCGGCGCTGGAGAGCTTCGGCGCCGACCAGTTCGACGAGAGCCACGCGGCGGAGCGGGTGCAGAAGATGTCCTTCTTCAACTGGTGGAACTGCGCGCTCTGCTCCGGCGTCCTGCTCGGCGTCACCGTCATCGTCTACGCGCAGGAGCGCATCGGCTGGGGCGCCGCCAGCGTCGTGCTCGCCTCGGTCATGGCCGCCTCGCTCGTCGTCTTCCTCGCCGGATGGCGCTTCTACCGCTACCGGGTGCCGGAGGGCAGCCCACTGACGCCGCTGCTGcgggccgtcgtcgccgccgtgcgGAAGAGGCGCCTCGCGCTGCcggccgacgccggcgagctgTACGAGGTGAAGCCGCAGAATATCAAGAAGAGGCTGCTTTGCCACACCCACCAGCTTCGGTAAGAACTGGCGTTAAGCTGCTTGCTTtctccggcccggccggccgggccttTTCTTTCGCCATTAAAGAGTAGACTAGTGATCGGGAGATGCAATTGCTGCTGGCCTGGCTACAATTGTTGCAACCATCACTAGTGACCGGTGATTGCGATACCAGTTTATCCAATTCTGCTTCTTTTCTTTTGGATGCACAAATCTGGAGGAAATCTTCGAAAGGCAAAAGGGAACAGCAGCCCGGCCAGCAGCATTACGATGAAATCTTTTCCCTCGTTGAGCATGAACAGTGACAGGCTGAGTAGTGGCACGTGTATGTATGTAGGTTCCTCGACAAGGCGGCCATagtggagcacggcggcggcgaggacgcgtCCGGGCCGTGGCGTCTGGCGACGGTGACGCAGGTGGAGGAGACGAAACTGGTGCTGGGCATGGTGCCCATCTGGGTGGCGACGCTGCCCttcggcatggcggcggcgcaggtgtcCACCTTCTTCATCAAGCAGGGGAGCGTGATGGACCGGCGCATCGGCCCTCACTTCGTGCTCCCGCCGGCGTCCATCTTCGCGCTGTCGGCGGTGGGCATGATCGCCACCGTGGCGGCCTACGACAAGGTGCTGGTGCCGTACCTGCGCCGCGCCacgggcggcgagcgcggcatcAGCATCCTGCGGCGCGTGGGCATCGGCATGGCGCTCGCGATCGTGGCCCTGGCCGTGGCGGCcgtggtggagcggcggcgcctgcggTCCCCCTCGCCGGAGTCCATGTCGGTGCTCTGGCTGGTGCCGCAGTTCCTGCTGATGGGCGTGGGCGACGGGTTCGCGCTGGTGGGGCTCCAGGAGTACTTCTACGACCAGGTGCCCGACGGCATGCGCAGCCTGGGCATCGGGCTCTACCTGAGCGTGATCGGCGCCGGCAGCTTCCTGAGCAGCCTGGTGATCACGGCGGCGGACCGCgcgagctcccgcggcgggcgCGCCAGCTGGTTCGCCAAGGACCTCAACCACAGCAGGGTCGACCTCTTCTACTGGCTGCTGGCCTGCATCGGCGCCGTCAACCTGGCCTTCTACGCGGTGGTCGCCACCAGGTACTCGTACAAGGCCGTCAGGCCCGGCAAGGTCGGCGACGACaagtccgccgccgccaacatcgagtgcgccgccgccgcttaggCGTAGCCGATCGATAGATAATCGGTCAACCAGTTAGCTGCAGGATCGGATCGTTAGCGGCTAGCGATTagatatacatatatactaTAGTATAAAAAAAGTGTACGTATGATAATGTGGTGTATGGCATCGTGTCGCTCTAAGCCTCCTCTTGGTAGTAGGATGCATGGGATTGGTGTCGATCGTTTGCCTGTGCCTGTAGCATAGACGACGTTCGTGTACTCGATCGCGTGCCGTGGATTGTAGCTGTACAAGTGATGCGACGATTGATGATCACGTGCACAATTGCGTAGTCGATTAACTCGTGATGACAAAATGCCAAAAAAGAAATGGCAAACGGGCCGGCGGGGCTTGTCTTCTACTCCGGCGAGCTAGGGCGGAACGGCGGCGGGCAACGAAGGTTAGGGTGGCATTCGCATCATCTAGCACCGGCAGTGGGTGGCGACGTCCGCAGTGGACGGGGTTGGGATCATGGGGTGGCCAGGGGAGGATGCCAGATTGCCCAGGACAGGATGGAAGTGGAAAGGGCAGGCGCTGGCTGTGATGGAAGGGGGAGAAGGAACGGACAAGTCTCACTCCAGGGCCGACCAACTCTTCGATCGAGTTGGGCTGAAAGCGAATTGGGGGAAAGATGCCGCTGCCGAGTGGTTGGGCTGAAAAAAAAAGCTGGGCTAGTTCGTTGCAAGAAATTATTTGGGGGACTTGCCGACTTGGGGTGGGCCGGCGGGGGCAGCAGCCTGCAtcggcgtccagggccacgtTTGTCTTCTGAGTTGGGTTGAAAACAAATTGGCGCAAACAGGCCGCCGAGCAAACAAACGCTCGGCTCGGTTCATGGGCCGAAACTATTTGGTCAGTTCCACCGGGGTTGGCCCGTCCGTTATACAGCAAGCAGGCTCACATTTCCAAAAGAAAAAGGGTAAATTGCTCCGGTTTTCGGTCCAAATGATGATCTGTGCCTTtcgccttgttcggctggcggATTCAGCCGGATTCAGCCAGccacaacagtatttttctctcacgtaAAATCAAcccagccaccagccaaccagccagccaacagtattttcctctcacgcgaaatcagccagccagccagccgaacaaggcctTTGTGCGTGGTGCCGACAAGACAAGGAGTTGGACGGAGAGTTGGGTTTTTTCTacgactttttttttctttgatatGGTTTTCTACGACTTCGATCTCGATGACACTAGCAAATCGAGTACAAGGCAAAACTAACCAACTGCACGCGCCACACAGAAACAGAAACACTAGCATTACCACTATGTTCCCGGGCAAAAGCCAAAGTGGCAGCGGCAAAGgccaaaagaaaatgaaaacacTCTTTTTTCGAAAAGCAAAAATGAAAAGGTTCTTAAACAAGCCGAAGGATCGTGCCAGAGCATATCCCTCCAAAGGCTCTCCAGCGGTCTGGTGGTGGTGGGAgatggaatttttttttctctagcCCACTCGCAGGTCAAGTCAGATTATTTAAAGTAATTATCCTGTGCTATTTAATTGTGGGAAAAGTTGGGAGTTCGGCGTCGCGGCGAGCCATGGAGGAAGCGGCCCGTCGCCGTCTCGCCGGAGTGCGGACGTGGCCGTCCATATCCTCTTCGTTTTCCCACATTTCCTCGTCGCCGCGCGGTCCAGTCCTCCGGATCTTCTGCGCGTACGGTCACGCGTTTCTCCCTGAAGCAGCGAGGTAGGCTGTGCATTGGCGACGCAGAAGATCCGGGCTGGGTTTGGCGCTGCACGACGAGGGAGGGGAGTGCGTGGGCCCATGAAAGTGTCGCTTCACTATCTACCTCCTCCGATCTTATCTGTGGtgactcatttccgcccgggaGGATCCTCTGCAGACTCATTTCCGCGTGTGAACTTATCACCTGTTGGTGCCACGCTTTTTTGCACAAACCCCCTGGTGTTATCAGGTTTGTTATAGTCTTATTACGGGGGCACCTCCACTATCTATAAATCTAACATGAGCTCGTGTTTTACTTTCAGCAGAAAAGCGCGCTTTTGTTTAACATAAGATCTACTTGGATCATTGGATGTCAATTCATTTCTTTGAAGAAATCTCTCGAATTTGGTGTACACTATTTTGTCAGACTTTTTTACACCGTGTTCGGATGAAATTCATGTTTTTGTTACATTCCAAACCTCACAGTTGAATATGTTCCAAGGTTTGAATATCCCTTTACTTTAGAGAGATGCCAAGCGCAACTGAGATGATATTGGGAAATCTAGAGGTAACAATGAAATACAACAGGAGGAAAAAACAACTTGGTACTGATGAATTAGCAAAGCTGTATTGCATGGTCGTGGTCGTGGTCGTGGTCGTGGATCATACAAAAGCACTACCATTGCCTAAGAGAACAAAGATGAGCACGAGTTGGATGAAGAAGTGCAATCATACGAAGCCTTCAATTTCATCATAGTATAGGGTTTCTTCTCCAAGTTGTGTCTTCGTCTATTGCCACTTGCTCGCTTATCAGTGGGCGAGCAGGACCGCACATGGCTTGGTGCCCGGAGAGGGGTCCCATGGTTTGATTCACCTCTATAAAGAAGGCTTCTTCTATTAGCCGCGTACAGATAAGCAGCAGCTCGAGTCCAACCAAACAACAACcggaagagaagagaaggcaAGAAGAGACTCACCCGTCGCTACGAACACCAATTCTTGCAGAGAGGAGGCATGAGAACCCAAGTGTTCTTCCTCACATTCGCCTTGCTCGCCGTGCTCGGGCAATCGAGCAacaggcaccaccaccaccaccactcccATGTTCAGAGCAAAGGTACTGGATCTTCTCTTCTTGCACAAAAGATGCTCCTTTTCTCGACATGTTGATCCAAGAATTGCTTGACCCTTTTCCTTTCATGGGTTTCCAAGTAACAATCAAAGAATTCGTGATTCGTTTGGTTTTTCTTGTGAGTATATGCATCAGCTTGGCTCACCCGGTTGGAATCTGTGTCTGGTTTCAGGGcatggagggggaggaggaggaggggagctaGCGAGCcgggggaaggcggcggcgcgggcgtggcCGTGCTGCGACAACTGCGGCGGGTGCACCAAGTCGAACCCGGCGCAGTGCCGGTGCCTTGACGCGGCGCCCCGCGGGTGCCACCCGGCCTGCCGGGACTGCGTCAAGTCCAGCCTCAGCGCCGACCCGCCGGTGTACCAGTGCATGGACCGCGTCCCCAACTTCTGCtcccgccgctgctccgccgccgccgccgccgcccactgaccgGCCGGCTGAGCGGACGACAACGAGTCGACGACTCGTTCTGATTGCTGCTGTTGACCCACCAACTGTCCAACCCAACCCACCCACCCGCCCGCAATTCCTACCTTCTGAAGGCAAGCTGTGGATTATAGATTTTTGTGTGTAGAGAGAGATGAGGAATCTGTTCATCTGATgagcaaaccaaaccaagcttggatctttttttttccttattaTTTTGTCTTTTGACTTGACACTGCTCTGTAATTGCTGGCTACTACTGCTTGGTTGACTGTTGTTGGTTGCGAGGAGATGCGCATATGCATCAGCGGGTAGCAGAGAGGGCAAAGCGGAACAGAGGAATGAAGCAGGGAGCGCCGACGTCACAACGTACGTGctagcggcgacggcgagcaatcAATTCAATCAAGCGCAGCAGCAGGAAACGAACGGAGTGGGAGGGTGGGTGGCGCAAGCACCGGATCTCGTCGGCCGTGACCACCACGTGGTTGGAGCCGGTGGAGGAGGTGTCGTCGTCGGCGTCAGCCATGGCGATGATCCAGCAGGGGCAGGAGCCGGCGGCGTGGTGTCGACGGTTCCTCCGATTTGGGTCGCCGAGCAGCTAGCGCGAAACAGAATAAAGGAGCCGATcaggagagggggagagagggagagatgttTACCTGTGCTCTGCTTCTGCTCCCTCGATTGATGAACTTCACACGATTGAATTAAACTTGCGGGAGTCGAGCGTAGTTAAATAGCCGGCCAGAGGAGAGGCACGGCGGCCATGCTTGTGTtgtgcttttctttttctctcgactgacgcgtgggcccacAGCGCTGGGAGACGCCTCCAGGCTCAGCGTCGCTCGCCGCGCCTGCAGCGCCAgccgggtgccgccgccgcctgctggcGAGCGCCGCTACGCTCCAGCTGCGCCCGCCGGgggaccgccgccgtcgcgctccAGCTACGCTCGCCGAgggggccgccgccaccaccgctgcaGCACcctcgcgcgcc from Panicum virgatum strain AP13 chromosome 9K, P.virgatum_v5, whole genome shotgun sequence encodes:
- the LOC120649250 gene encoding Bowman-Birk type trypsin inhibitor-like, whose protein sequence is MRTQVFFLTFALLAVLGQSSNRHHHHHHSHVQSKGHGGGGGGGELASRGKAAARAWPCCDNCGGCTKSNPAQCRCLDAAPRGCHPACRDCVKSSLSADPPVYQCMDRVPNFCSRRCSAAAAAAH
- the LOC120649249 gene encoding protein NRT1/ PTR FAMILY 5.6-like, whose translation is MEKSLRVGAMEDRGDWVHDSSVDHRGRPPSRGATGSWKAAMFIILIEFSERLSYFGIATSLMLYLTKVLQEEMKVAAKNVNYWMSVTTLMPLLGGFLADGYLGRFSTVIFSTVVYLLGLMVLATAQLSPRLKPEHSLRLHEVLFFVGIYLVSVGTGGHKPALESFGADQFDESHAAERVQKMSFFNWWNCALCSGVLLGVTVIVYAQERIGWGAASVVLASVMAASLVVFLAGWRFYRYRVPEGSPLTPLLRAVVAAVRKRRLALPADAGELYEVKPQNIKKRLLCHTHQLRFLDKAAIVEHGGGEDASGPWRLATVTQVEETKLVLGMVPIWVATLPFGMAAAQVSTFFIKQGSVMDRRIGPHFVLPPASIFALSAVGMIATVAAYDKVLVPYLRRATGGERGISILRRVGIGMALAIVALAVAAVVERRRLRSPSPESMSVLWLVPQFLLMGVGDGFALVGLQEYFYDQVPDGMRSLGIGLYLSVIGAGSFLSSLVITAADRASSRGGRASWFAKDLNHSRVDLFYWLLACIGAVNLAFYAVVATRYSYKAVRPGKVGDDKSAAANIECAAAA